The genomic region TCCACACGGGATTCCTCTTGACTTGCTAGACAGAGTCATGATAATCCGCacaatgttgtacacatcacagGAGATGAAGCAGGTGAGTCTTGACATCGAAGTATCTCCAGTTCAGTGTAGAACATTCAGGAAACATTTGGGTAGAAACTTTTTCCCTAACAATAGGGGCGTTTATAAAATATTGGGAATAGTAATTAATACATAaagtgactgtttttaaattgaAAGCCCTGATTATTATTAAAAACATAATATTGCTGTTCCAAAGAGAAGTGGCCGGCAATCACTTGCATGTCCGGGAACTTCTAACAAGAAATGTTGTCCCTAAATCACAGTTTTTTGGTGCCTTCTGACATTTCTTAGGGTGTCACTAATGATGTTGTGGTTTGTAGATCATCAAGATCCGTTCTCAGACTGAGGGGATCACCGTTAGCGAGGAAGCACTTACACACCTGGCAGAGATCGGCACCAAGACCACCCTCAGGTAAGACTAAACTTTGCAGAGTGTGTCATAATGGAGTGAAGAAGTTGGCAGCTTTACATTGATTGCCCACAGTGGTTTCATAGAACATATTTGAACACCTGAACAGGCAATTATCAAGTAAGGcatagtgttttttttacctaaacatttttttaaatatacttcAAGAAACGTTTGACGCTTGATTAAACAGTCTCAGTGTAGTTCTGATGCCTTTGTATATGGCCTTCTGAAGTAAACAAGACGATTGACAATTTCTATATACAGTAGTTATTCTAAATGTTAGTTATTGGTGTCACTGGTAGTTCTGGTACATTCAGATGAAACTCCTTCAGCTAAGTATCATACATTATTATCAGTATCACATTTAGGACCTGCATCTTCTCCTTGAAGTTTGCTTATAGTGTatatcagggatgggcaactttgatggtggtgggggggccacataattgatgtactggccaccagggggccgcagattcacttggaacagacacaaattccatgtgttgtatgtaattattaacaaatatactaagtctgacatcttcattgacattttacaatcaaagggaacatccccaacAAATGGGAACATCccctaataagctcactaaacaaatatcagttcacagaaatgttatttcatttttacaagtggcatgtttgtattgaacaggttattaaacagtggaataaaactattacactactaaatgtactaaatgtactaaatgtgtgtgtattgagattaaccattagatgacatacacatgaagtcatgaagactaacccagacattagttgtctaacttgaacctaaaacacttgtagccagtctctgcattccccttattccacaataaggggaatgtcaacacagacacctgtcagcccgcactctgctgttcctcagcgccactccccctccctcccgctgaaattatgaatgaaaagcgtagtaatcatagataacacggcagggtccgtgacagtttgttttcatctgatttataaaattaaaaaaagtcttggttttaagaatattaaacttgtttcgccaaattcagatgataaaaacaactgttaagcttgtaaaggcataattacaagaggcaacttgACGTCGCAGCAGggataacaacagccggtgtttcttgtgagggtttccccgggaaacaaacacaatacacacaaatgcgtcacagattattttgcggtattttaaatcatgtacgcagctcgcgacgtaactaggagtctagtggacggtatcagtactacaagtaaaacaattacgttgtttataaattaatctgagggccgcaaaaaggaggtgggggccgcatgcggcccgccatttgcccatccctggtgtATATGCATGTGAGATCATACTGTTATTTCCTGTTTCCTCTCAGGTACGCTGTCCAGCTGCTGACGCCAGCCAGCCTGCTGGGCCGTGTTCAGGGAAAAGAGAACGTGGAGAGGGAGCAGATAGAGGAAATCAACGAGCTGTTCTACGATGCCAAGTCTTCTGCCAAAATCCTCCAAGATCAACATCACAAATTCATGAAATAGACTAATATCATCTTTTTCTTTCACGACTCAAAGGGCTGGTGTTCATCCAGCTGTTAAATGTTTCGCTTTGATTCTTTTTTCTCAATCTTTACCCTCCATATGGCTCATTCTAGAGTTGCCGCCTCATCTACTGTAGTAGTTTTGTTCTAATAAAGTTGTATTCATTCAGTACGTTCATGAAAATATTTTTtggaataaaaagaaaaaataactCATTGTCATTTATATGTTTTCAACGGTTTATTACATCAATGGACAATTATAATATTGCTGGCACTTCTTACAATGAAAAGTAGAATGGGTGAGACGGAATGGGAAGTCTTGTCACAACAGATTTCCAAAAAAAGTCTTGCTGTTTCTCTCCTATTTCTCATTATTACCCTGCACCCGGAAAGAGTagataaatgctttgacaaaaactGCAATAATTAAAGAAAAAAATTTAAAAATCTAATTATTTATCTTTTGACAAAATACTTCTTTGCTCTTAGTCTTTTAACACGAAGGATTGTAGTAATTCGACAGATCTGAAGTCATCAGAGCaaatgttagcatttagctagcCAGACCCGCCACCGTGTGTCCCTAGGAAAACAACTTTCTTACTAatcttatttctttttttaaatgagtaGAAGACCACCCAGTAGAATCTTCCTTTGTCTGGTTTATACAAATAAACACGCTGAAAATGTGTTAGCTTTCTCATTAGTTCAGGTAGAAATATTGAACAACTGAAGAAGTTAACTATCACTATTCCATAACCAAACATAATTAAGTGTTTAACACAGGCTTTAGAATATTGAAGAACACAAAAAAAGAAGAGGCTTTTACCGAGGCTTTTAGTGGCCTAAACATGTGTTGTCCAAACATGGTCAGGGAGCCTACTTCTTCTTCCTGATTATTGGTGGACCTGCGCGTGCGTTGAGAACAGTCTCCGTTCCTGACCTCGCTCCACTGAACACAGAGGGAGATGCTTTACCAACTTTCTCTGTGAAGAAGGACAAACAACAATTTCATTGTTAATGTGGGAGAGAGAAGGGCAATGTCATTTTGTATATGCTCTGTattatctcacacacacagtcagtttaaaaaagttgTTCCCTTGATGCTTTCACGCAGTCAGTAACTGTCGATCAGCAGCTCTTGTTAGAAGCTTTCTTCCAATTCAGTCCACCATTCCATTTCATTTTAAGTGTGTTTCTTTCTGTATTTGGGCAAGAGCCGAGTCcacgatacacacacacacacacaatcccaCTGGGAGACTGTTTGAAAAGAATCTCCCATCATTAAACCCCCCCTGTTCTCTCTGTATATGGAGTGGAAACTTCAGCATCATGAGGAAACGCCTCTCGCACAAACTCACTGCCATGGTGTGATTCAACCAGATGCAGAAAGAGAGCTTTCCATCTGTAAGACTATAGTGTCAAATCATGATTCCATGTGTGTTTATcatggtgtttatgtgtgtgtcctcaccGCACTCCTGCATAACTTCAGTCGTCTTGCTCTTCGCCGGCCCACTTCTGCCAAGTTTGTTTATTGTTTCAGTCAGATCCTCTTCGCTCACCTCAGGACGCTGCATTTCATCTTCTTCCTGCCCTGGCTGGAAGGAGTAAAAATATGAGACATcacatacagttgcaagaaaaaccctttggattctccacacatagcgttgtgtgttccttccaaacaactcaactttggtttcatctgtccacagaatattttgacatccaggtgctcttttgcaaacttcaaacgtgcagcaatgttttttctggacagcagtggcttc from Pseudochaenichthys georgianus chromosome 5, fPseGeo1.2, whole genome shotgun sequence harbors:
- the mustn1a gene encoding musculoskeletal embryonic nuclear protein 1a gives rise to the protein MSQPGQEEDEMQRPEVSEEDLTETINKLGRSGPAKSKTTEVMQECEKVGKASPSVFSGARSGTETVLNARAGPPIIRKKK